The nucleotide sequence GGAGTCGACCGCGTGAACGACGACTCCACAGGCATCCTCGAGTTCCGCGGCGAGCACGGCCCGCAGCCCGGGGCGAGGTTCGCACAGCGTCACGAAGTTCGGCTTCGGGCTCCGTGCGCCATCCGGGCTCCGCGCGCCGCCCACGATCCGCTCCAGCTCGTTCAGCAGCCGCCAACGCGAGAGTCCCCCGGCGTGCGCGCGCCGCAGCAGGTCCAGCGCCGCGGTCCTCGGCGCCAACTCCACGGGGGGCGGCGGGCGGAGGGGACGCGGGCGGAGGGACGCGCGGGGACGCTGTCCCCGCCCGAGTTCGATGAGGTTCCTGCGCCGCAGTCGCGCGAGCGCGGCGACGACGGTCCCCCGATCGACTCCGAGTCGGCGCGCCAGGTCCCGGGACGACGGGAGCGGGGCCCCGGGCCGCACGTGTCCATCCCGGATCCCGGCCTCCAGATCCGCCGCGAGTTGCCGGCGGAGCGGTATGTGGTGTTCCCGCGAGAGCGGTGAGAGTCCGCATGCACGCGCCATGTGTCCGAGCCTCCCTGCCGTGAGATCCCACCTGTCGGCGCTTGTCGACGGGAGTATGGGGACGGGCTCTCAACGGGGGATCAACTCGCCGGCGTTCTCCGGAGGGCCGCCAGGAAATCGTCCACGCCACGCGTATTGAGGACGTGTTCGGGAGTGAGCCACGCGCGGCGCGCCTGCTCGATGCCGTAGTGCGCCAGATCCAGGTCGTCCGGCCGGTGCGCGTCGGTCGCGACCACGACGGGTACGCCAAGTTCGCGCGCGCGCCAGAGGTGGCTGTCCTTCAGGTCCAGGCGGTGGGGGTGGGAGTTGACTTCGACGGCGACGCCGAACTCGGCGCAGGCGTGCAGGATATCGTCGATGTCGACATCGATCGGGCCGCGACGGTTGATGATCCGTCCCGTCGGGTGCCCGAAGATCATCGAGCGGGGGTGCGCGAGCGCCTTCAGCACGCGGGCGGTCTGCCGCGCCCGGTCCAGCCCGAGGAAGGAATGAACCGAGATGATCACGATGTCGAGTCGCTCGAGCATCTCGTCCTCGAGGTCCAGCGATCCGTCGCGGAGGATGTCGACCTCCAGCCCGCGCAGGATCCGGATGTCGGGGTGCGCGGCCTGTACCTCCGCGATCTCGTCCCACTGGCGTCGGAGCTTGGCGGCATCGAGGCCCTCGACCATCGCCAGCGCCTTCGAGTGGTCGGTGATCGCCATGTACTCGTAACCGCACGCCGCGCACGCCCGGACCATCTCCTCCAGGGAAGCGCGGCCATCGGACCAGGTGCTGTGCATGTGGACGTCCCCGCGCAGGTCGGAGGTCTCGACCAGGCGGGGCAGTTCCCCGGCGTCGGAAGCCGCGAACTCTCCTCGGTCGCGCCGCACCTCCGGCGGCAGCCATGAGAGATCGAGCGCCCGGTAGACCTCCTCTTCGGTCGCTCCCGCGACCATCTCTCCCTCGGAGGCGATGCCCCGCTCCCCGAGCGCATCGCCGAGGGACTCCTCGGGAATCGTGAACACACCGTACTCGGACACCCGCAGCTTCCGTTCGAGCGCGCGGCGGCGCAGGCGGATGTTGTGTTCCTTCGACCCGGTGAAGTAGATGAGCGCCGCTCCCCAGCTTTCG is from Candidatus Palauibacter australiensis and encodes:
- a CDS encoding GntR family transcriptional regulator → MARACGLSPLSREHHIPLRRQLAADLEAGIRDGHVRPGAPLPSSRDLARRLGVDRGTVVAALARLRRRNLIELGRGQRPRASLRPRPLRPPPPVELAPRTAALDLLRRAHAGGLSRWRLLNELERIVGGARSPDGARSPKPNFVTLCEPRPGLRAVLAAELEDACGVVVHAVDSARGIPENSPVILRRELQSRMRRSGTVECVPISLAGGTRERELVRRRIRRGFVVLLSRSETVRVFAAELAARDFALGISFKALDPHRDAAAVRRAVRAATIIFHDRLVPLSRVVSGTAPAVPITLLPPEEIDRLRAYLSRTDRPARDRGGSGSYPAATPEATVAHERLGT
- the polX gene encoding DNA polymerase/3'-5' exonuclease PolX; protein product: MENIEIVRVLNEVADLLEIQQANPFRVRAYRNAVRTINAHASPLRKLVEQGADLTELPSIGKGMADNIRELVESGRLAMLDEMAAEIPPGLVELMRLPGVGPKKARKLWDELGVESIDDLEEVASEGRVAELPGFGIKTQDRILRGIRNYRTSTTRFRLGEVDKLLPPLIEHLQGTPGIARLEVAGSYRRRKETVGDIDILVLADDARAASEALVGFSGVESVIGAGGTKTSVRLRSGLQVDLRVVPPESWGAALIYFTGSKEHNIRLRRRALERKLRVSEYGVFTIPEESLGDALGERGIASEGEMVAGATEEEVYRALDLSWLPPEVRRDRGEFAASDAGELPRLVETSDLRGDVHMHSTWSDGRASLEEMVRACAACGYEYMAITDHSKALAMVEGLDAAKLRRQWDEIAEVQAAHPDIRILRGLEVDILRDGSLDLEDEMLERLDIVIISVHSFLGLDRARQTARVLKALAHPRSMIFGHPTGRIINRRGPIDVDIDDILHACAEFGVAVEVNSHPHRLDLKDSHLWRARELGVPVVVATDAHRPDDLDLAHYGIEQARRAWLTPEHVLNTRGVDDFLAALRRTPAS